A region from the Sutcliffiella horikoshii genome encodes:
- a CDS encoding glycogen/starch/alpha-glucan phosphorylase, translating into MFSNKEKFKAAFLRKLESMYGKSFQESTSRDHYHTLGNMVREYISANWIATNERNRAADEKQVYYLSIEFLLGRLLGSNLLNLGIQEVVEEGLKELGLDFSAIEEIEADAGLGNGGLGRLAACFLDSLASLDLPGHGCGIRYKHGLFDQKFVDGYQVELPEQWLRHGNVWEVRKPDQAVEINFWGKVESYKEDGKEKFRHAKGEAITAVPYDMPVVGYQTDTVNMLRLWSAEPAPFPTNKDIMQYKRDTEAVSEFLYPDDTHDEGKILRLKQQYFLVAASIGSIIRSYRKKNGSLIDFHKKVTIHINDTHPVLAIPELMRVLLDEEDMSWEQAWEITSHTISYTNHTTLSEALEKWPVNIFQPLLPRIYMIVEEINERFCADLWKKYPGQWGRIEEMAILAHGLVKMAHLAVVGSFSVNGVAKIHTEILKNREMRLFYEAFPDKFNNKTNGITHRRWLLKANPQLTSLIQDTIGYGWMKDTTQLRQLDVYANDSAFLEKLDQVKRERKQILGERIRKQTGIVIDSDSIFDVQVKRLHAYKRQLLNVFHIMYLYNRLKEDSSFDIHPRTFIFGAKASPGYYYAKRVIKLINSLADKVNTDPSINGRLKVIFLENYRVSLAEDIFPAADVSEQISTASKEASGTGNMKFMMNGALTIGTLDGANIEIKEEVGEENMFIFGLTAEQVLNYYQNGGYRSSEYYHHDKRIQQVLEQLINGFFPDVDDHFEPIHDSLLMQNDEYFVLKDFASYIDAQERVDAAYRDRNHWLTMSAKNIAHSGFFSSDRTIRQYANEIWGLEPSYSKR; encoded by the coding sequence ATGTTCTCTAATAAAGAAAAATTCAAGGCTGCTTTTTTAAGGAAATTGGAGAGTATGTACGGAAAGAGCTTCCAGGAATCAACCTCAAGAGATCATTATCATACACTCGGAAACATGGTAAGAGAATATATCAGCGCCAACTGGATTGCCACCAACGAGCGAAATCGAGCTGCTGATGAAAAACAAGTGTACTATCTTTCTATCGAATTCTTATTGGGGAGATTATTGGGAAGTAATCTTCTGAATCTTGGAATTCAAGAGGTGGTGGAAGAGGGCCTGAAAGAACTGGGGCTTGATTTCTCAGCCATTGAGGAAATCGAAGCGGATGCAGGTCTTGGGAATGGTGGACTTGGCCGTCTTGCAGCCTGTTTCTTAGATTCACTTGCTTCTCTAGACCTTCCTGGTCATGGATGTGGTATTCGCTATAAACATGGTTTATTCGACCAGAAATTTGTGGACGGCTACCAAGTGGAACTGCCAGAGCAATGGCTTAGACACGGAAACGTTTGGGAAGTGAGAAAGCCGGACCAGGCTGTAGAAATCAATTTCTGGGGCAAGGTGGAGTCTTATAAGGAAGATGGAAAAGAGAAGTTCAGGCATGCAAAAGGAGAGGCAATCACAGCGGTTCCATATGATATGCCGGTTGTCGGATATCAAACGGATACGGTCAACATGTTAAGGCTTTGGAGTGCAGAGCCTGCTCCTTTTCCGACAAACAAGGATATCATGCAATACAAAAGGGATACAGAGGCAGTTTCTGAATTTCTTTATCCGGATGATACCCATGATGAAGGAAAGATACTGCGTTTAAAGCAACAATACTTCCTTGTTGCGGCAAGTATCGGAAGCATTATCCGGTCTTATCGGAAGAAGAATGGTAGTCTGATAGATTTCCATAAAAAAGTGACCATTCACATTAATGATACCCATCCAGTGCTGGCAATTCCGGAACTGATGCGGGTTCTTTTGGATGAAGAAGATATGAGCTGGGAACAGGCTTGGGAAATCACCTCTCATACGATTTCTTACACCAACCATACAACTCTTTCTGAAGCATTGGAAAAGTGGCCGGTCAATATTTTTCAGCCGTTGCTGCCTCGTATATATATGATTGTAGAAGAGATCAATGAACGCTTCTGTGCAGACTTATGGAAAAAGTATCCTGGACAATGGGGTCGAATTGAAGAGATGGCAATCCTTGCGCATGGATTAGTTAAGATGGCTCATCTTGCAGTGGTTGGTAGCTTCAGTGTCAACGGGGTGGCAAAGATACACACGGAGATATTAAAAAATCGAGAGATGCGTTTATTTTATGAGGCTTTTCCTGATAAATTTAATAATAAAACAAATGGTATTACCCACCGCAGATGGTTATTGAAAGCAAATCCACAATTAACATCACTTATCCAGGATACGATTGGTTATGGGTGGATGAAGGATACGACACAACTTCGACAGCTTGATGTATATGCAAACGATTCCGCTTTTTTGGAGAAGTTAGACCAGGTGAAACGGGAACGGAAGCAGATTCTTGGAGAACGTATTAGAAAACAAACAGGGATCGTCATCGATTCTGACAGTATTTTTGATGTACAGGTGAAAAGACTGCATGCTTACAAACGTCAACTGTTAAATGTTTTTCATATTATGTACTTATATAACCGATTAAAAGAGGACAGTAGTTTTGATATACATCCTAGGACTTTTATTTTTGGAGCCAAAGCTTCCCCTGGTTATTATTATGCTAAAAGAGTAATCAAATTAATAAACTCTCTCGCGGATAAGGTGAATACTGATCCTTCCATTAATGGACGCTTAAAGGTTATCTTTCTAGAAAACTATCGAGTTTCATTGGCTGAGGATATTTTCCCGGCAGCGGATGTAAGTGAACAAATTTCCACTGCCAGTAAGGAAGCTTCAGGTACTGGTAATATGAAGTTCATGATGAATGGGGCCTTGACGATTGGCACGCTTGACGGTGCCAACATCGAGATTAAAGAAGAGGTCGGAGAAGAGAACATGTTCATTTTCGGTCTTACTGCAGAGCAGGTCCTGAATTATTATCAAAATGGTGGATATAGATCGAGTGAGTATTACCATCATGATAAGCGGATCCAGCAGGTTTTGGAACAGCTTATCAACGGATTCTTCCCGGACGTGGATGACCACTTTGAACCAATTCACGATTCCTTGCTTATGCAAAACGATGAGTATTTCGTCTTGAAGGATTTTGCGTCCTATATTGATGCACAAGAGCGTGTGGATGCAGCCTATCGTGACCGAAACCACTGGCTAACCATGAGCGCCAAAAACATCGCTCACTCAGGCTTCTTCTCAAGCGACCGCACCATCAGACAATACGCCAACGAAATCTGGGGCCTAGAACCAAGCTACAGCAAACGATGA
- the glgA gene encoding glycogen synthase GlgA, translating to MKVLFVVSECVPFVKSGGLGDVAGALPKELKKLGTDVRVILPKYGQIPEMFKNKMKRVQTTFVDVGWRHQYCGVEKLVHDNVTYYFIDNEYYFNRDSLYGHFDDGERFSFFCRAVLESMTAIDFIPDVIHCHDWHTGMVNFILEREYKQNPRFEHIQSVFTIHNLQFQGVFPPSILHDLLRIDSKHFHADELEFYGNVNFMKAALVSSGYITTVSPTYKDEIQTAYFGEKLDGVLRHRNDALVGIINGIDDDLYSPETNEYIEANYSVSKMGNKKLNKAALQKLCGLPVKEETPIIAMVSRLTKQKGLDLVTCVLHEVLNEDVQIVVLGTGEPQFEHYFRELAYRYPEKVKTFIGFDEPLAHQIYAGADMFLMPSKFEPCGLGQLIALRYGTIPIVRETGGLNDTVHSYDETTLEGNGFSFTNFNAHDMLHTIRRAISMYEQPEVWNGIMKEAMERDYSWAKSAFKYNQLYSTLMARSGVHVL from the coding sequence GTGAAAGTATTGTTTGTCGTATCAGAATGTGTCCCGTTTGTGAAGTCTGGAGGCTTAGGCGATGTTGCGGGTGCATTGCCTAAGGAGTTAAAGAAACTTGGAACGGATGTACGGGTTATTTTGCCGAAATATGGGCAAATCCCCGAAATGTTTAAAAACAAAATGAAAAGAGTGCAGACCACTTTTGTAGATGTGGGCTGGCGTCATCAATACTGTGGTGTCGAAAAATTGGTACATGATAATGTAACCTATTATTTTATCGATAACGAATACTACTTTAACCGCGATTCCCTGTACGGTCACTTTGATGACGGGGAACGCTTTTCCTTTTTCTGTCGTGCCGTATTGGAAAGCATGACAGCCATTGATTTTATTCCAGATGTCATTCACTGTCATGACTGGCACACAGGGATGGTCAATTTTATCTTGGAGCGGGAATACAAGCAGAACCCAAGGTTTGAGCATATTCAAAGTGTATTTACGATCCATAACCTTCAATTTCAAGGTGTGTTTCCGCCAAGTATCCTGCATGATTTGTTGCGGATTGACAGTAAACATTTCCATGCTGATGAGCTGGAGTTTTACGGGAATGTGAATTTCATGAAGGCAGCATTGGTATCATCCGGTTATATTACGACGGTAAGTCCCACTTATAAAGATGAGATTCAGACCGCTTATTTCGGCGAAAAGCTGGATGGAGTTCTCCGTCATAGAAATGATGCGTTAGTAGGAATCATTAACGGGATTGATGATGATTTGTATAGTCCTGAAACGAACGAGTACATTGAAGCAAATTATTCCGTAAGTAAAATGGGAAATAAAAAGTTGAATAAAGCAGCCCTGCAAAAACTATGCGGATTACCTGTAAAAGAGGAAACACCGATCATTGCTATGGTAAGCAGGTTGACAAAGCAAAAAGGGTTGGACCTTGTTACATGTGTGCTGCATGAAGTATTGAATGAGGATGTACAGATCGTCGTGCTTGGAACAGGTGAACCTCAGTTTGAACATTATTTCCGGGAGTTAGCTTATCGATATCCTGAAAAGGTGAAGACGTTCATTGGTTTTGATGAACCGCTTGCTCATCAGATTTATGCAGGGGCAGATATGTTTTTAATGCCGTCAAAGTTTGAACCGTGCGGACTTGGTCAGCTGATAGCCTTGCGCTACGGCACCATTCCGATTGTACGCGAAACCGGTGGACTGAATGATACGGTTCATTCTTATGACGAAACGACGTTGGAAGGAAACGGATTTTCCTTCACCAATTTTAACGCCCATGATATGCTTCATACCATCAGGCGTGCTATAAGCATGTATGAGCAGCCAGAAGTTTGGAACGGTATTATGAAAGAAGCAATGGAGCGGGATTATAGCTGGGCTAAATCCGCGTTTAAATACAATCAATTATATTCAACACTAATGGCTAGGAGTGGAGTGCATGTTCTCTAA
- a CDS encoding GlgC family sugar phosphate nucleotidyltransferase, with product MNKSMLGIIDATIHNEEMQELTLKRSIAAVPFGGRYRLIDFVLSNMVNSGIQNVAIFPRYQYRSLMDHLGSGKQWDLDRKRDGLFFFPSSENENTGSFQHFKENVDFFGRSNQKYVVIANSFTVSNMNYKLILDRHIQNRCDITHVVKEDETLDMYVLEKDLLVKLFMNHEQTGYRSIMDVVEDITSGYKICNYEYTNYAAVIDSLESYYEHSLELLDPVVWKQVFVKDHPVFTKVKDEPPTSYSKDAFVKNSMIANGAIIEGHVENSIIFRGVKIGKGTVVKNSIVMQKGVIGENCVLDSVILDKDVKVEDGTSLTGKTDSPYLVKKGSVQGALMNS from the coding sequence ATGAATAAATCAATGTTAGGAATCATCGATGCAACAATCCATAATGAAGAAATGCAGGAGTTAACTTTAAAGCGTTCCATAGCAGCAGTTCCTTTTGGGGGACGCTATAGACTGATTGATTTTGTCCTTTCCAACATGGTCAATTCGGGTATCCAAAATGTCGCGATCTTCCCCCGTTATCAGTATCGCTCTCTGATGGATCACCTGGGATCCGGGAAGCAGTGGGATCTGGATCGTAAACGCGATGGCTTGTTCTTTTTCCCAAGTTCCGAGAATGAAAACACAGGTTCGTTCCAACATTTCAAAGAAAATGTGGACTTTTTCGGGCGCAGCAATCAAAAATATGTCGTGATTGCAAATAGTTTTACCGTATCCAATATGAATTACAAATTGATTCTAGATCGCCATATCCAAAACAGATGCGATATAACCCATGTGGTAAAAGAAGATGAAACGTTGGATATGTATGTCCTGGAGAAGGACCTGCTTGTGAAATTATTCATGAATCATGAACAAACGGGGTATAGAAGTATCATGGATGTGGTAGAGGATATTACAAGCGGATATAAAATTTGTAACTATGAATATACCAATTATGCCGCAGTGATTGATTCGCTGGAAAGTTATTATGAGCATAGCTTGGAGCTGTTGGATCCTGTTGTTTGGAAGCAGGTGTTTGTGAAGGATCATCCTGTCTTCACGAAGGTTAAAGACGAGCCTCCAACAAGTTATTCCAAAGATGCCTTTGTCAAGAATTCAATGATTGCAAACGGTGCCATCATTGAAGGGCATGTGGAGAACAGTATTATTTTCCGCGGTGTCAAGATCGGGAAAGGTACGGTAGTCAAAAACAGTATTGTCATGCAAAAAGGTGTTATTGGAGAGAATTGTGTTTTAGATTCCGTCATCTTAGACAAAGATGTAAAGGTAGAAGACGGTACAAGTTTAACAGGTAAAACAGATTCCCCGTATTTAGTGAAAAAAGGATCGGTACAAGGAGCTCTGATGAATTCGTGA
- a CDS encoding glucose-1-phosphate adenylyltransferase, giving the protein MAKNKCVAMLLAGGKGSRLSSLTKTLAKPAVPFGGKYRIIDFALSNCTNSGITTVGVLTQYQPLVLNSYIGIGSTWDLDRKNGGVTVLPPYTESSGVKWYTGTASAIYQNINYLTQYDPEYVLILSGDHIYKMNYEEMLDYHIKKDADVSISVVEVPWEEASRFGIMNTNEKLEVVEFDEKPALPKSNLASMGIYIFKWSVLKEYLEMDDRNPESSHDFGKDVIPLLLEENKRLVAYPFKGYWKDVGTVKSLWEANMDLLKEDCELNLFEYDWRIYSVNPNQPPQFIAPYADVKDSLVNEGCFIEGKIDHSVLFQGVNVGRNSVIQNSVIMPDAIIGENVYVNKAIIPSGIKIPDGAVICPEKNEDEIILVTEEMMDKGIFSTTR; this is encoded by the coding sequence ATGGCGAAAAATAAATGTGTAGCAATGTTATTGGCAGGGGGAAAAGGGAGCAGGCTCAGTTCGTTAACAAAAACGTTGGCAAAGCCGGCTGTTCCTTTTGGAGGAAAGTATAGAATCATTGATTTTGCATTAAGTAACTGCACAAACTCAGGAATTACTACAGTGGGAGTCCTGACCCAATATCAACCATTAGTATTAAACTCTTATATCGGCATTGGCAGCACGTGGGATCTGGATCGGAAAAATGGAGGGGTGACGGTATTGCCTCCTTACACGGAATCCTCTGGTGTGAAGTGGTATACAGGGACAGCAAGTGCCATCTACCAGAATATCAACTATCTCACTCAATATGATCCTGAATATGTCCTTATCCTGTCTGGAGACCATATTTACAAAATGAATTACGAGGAAATGCTAGATTACCATATTAAGAAGGATGCGGATGTATCCATTTCAGTTGTGGAAGTTCCTTGGGAAGAAGCAAGCAGATTCGGAATCATGAATACGAACGAGAAGCTTGAAGTGGTAGAGTTTGATGAAAAGCCGGCGCTTCCAAAGAGTAATCTGGCTTCCATGGGAATCTATATTTTCAAGTGGTCTGTCTTAAAGGAATATCTGGAAATGGATGATAGAAACCCTGAGTCCAGCCATGACTTTGGGAAGGATGTCATTCCTTTGTTATTGGAAGAGAATAAGAGATTGGTAGCATATCCATTTAAGGGATATTGGAAGGATGTTGGAACTGTAAAGAGCTTGTGGGAAGCAAATATGGATTTGCTAAAAGAGGATTGTGAATTGAATCTTTTTGAATATGACTGGCGCATCTATTCTGTAAATCCAAATCAGCCTCCTCAGTTTATTGCACCATATGCAGACGTGAAAGACTCTCTTGTTAATGAAGGATGTTTCATTGAAGGGAAAATTGATCACTCCGTATTATTCCAAGGTGTGAATGTGGGGAGAAATTCAGTCATCCAAAACTCAGTAATCATGCCGGATGCCATCATTGGTGAAAATGTCTATGTAAACAAGGCAATCATTCCTTCAGGGATAAAAATTCCGGATGGTGCTGTCATCTGTCCAGAGAAAAATGAAGACGAGATTATTTTAGTAACAGAGGAAATGATGGATAAAGGGATTTTCTCTACAACCCGATAA
- the glgB gene encoding 1,4-alpha-glucan branching enzyme, which yields MIATSATDFQLHLFHEGTLYKSYELFGSHLVRHRKKVLGTRFTVWAPNAKKVRVMGSFNEWNGEVHPLEKLNNEGVWSIQIDEDLSGHLYKYEIVTQSGEILHKADPFAFHAEVRPNTASIVYDLEGFKWKDQNWRRKKKRKLVYEKPMFIYELHLGSWKKKNDGELYSYIELITELIPYIKEHGFTHIELLPLVEHPYDRSWGYQGTGYYAATSRYGNPKELMAFIDACHQEDIGVILDWVPGHFCKDAHGLYMFDGAPVFEYKNYHDRENEVWGTANFDLGKPEVRSFLISNALFWMEYFHVDGFRVDAVANMLYWPNSKEEHANPFAQQFLQKLNEAVFEQDYSALMIAEDSTDWPLVTSPTSSGGLGFNYKWNMGWMNDILRYMEATPEQRKHLHDKVTFSIVYAFSENFILPFSHDEVVHGKKSLLNKMPGEYEDKFAQLRLLYGFFLTHPGKKLLYMGGEFGQFDEWKDLEQLDWFLVNQYESHQQMHHYFKELLAFYQQFKALYELDHDPSGFEWIDADNREQSVFSFIRKGKKPADTLIVICNFTGASYEGFKIGVPYFTEYEEVFSSDAKEFGGSGRINEQEVSAEEGAYHGKDYHMMVNVASFGVSIWRPKKIRGER from the coding sequence TTGATTGCTACGAGTGCGACGGATTTTCAGCTGCACCTTTTTCATGAGGGAACATTGTATAAAAGTTATGAGCTTTTTGGCTCTCATTTAGTACGGCATCGTAAGAAAGTGTTAGGAACCAGGTTCACTGTGTGGGCCCCTAATGCCAAGAAGGTGCGCGTAATGGGTTCTTTTAATGAGTGGAATGGAGAGGTGCATCCACTAGAGAAATTAAATAACGAAGGTGTTTGGAGTATCCAAATAGATGAGGACTTATCCGGACACTTATATAAATACGAGATTGTTACACAATCCGGTGAAATATTACATAAAGCGGATCCATTTGCTTTTCATGCAGAAGTAAGACCTAATACAGCATCCATTGTATATGACTTAGAAGGGTTCAAATGGAAGGATCAAAACTGGCGCAGGAAAAAGAAACGAAAATTGGTTTATGAAAAACCGATGTTTATTTATGAACTGCACCTTGGTTCATGGAAGAAAAAGAATGATGGAGAACTTTACTCCTATATAGAGTTGATCACGGAATTAATCCCTTATATTAAGGAGCATGGTTTTACGCATATAGAATTGCTGCCATTGGTGGAGCATCCATATGACCGTTCATGGGGCTATCAAGGTACGGGGTATTATGCTGCGACAAGCAGATATGGAAATCCTAAAGAGTTAATGGCGTTTATTGATGCATGTCATCAAGAGGACATAGGTGTGATATTAGACTGGGTACCGGGACATTTCTGTAAAGATGCCCACGGGTTATATATGTTTGATGGGGCTCCCGTCTTTGAATATAAGAACTATCATGACCGGGAGAATGAAGTATGGGGAACGGCGAACTTTGATTTAGGAAAGCCTGAAGTAAGGAGCTTTTTAATATCAAATGCATTGTTCTGGATGGAATATTTCCATGTTGATGGCTTTAGAGTGGATGCGGTGGCCAACATGCTTTATTGGCCAAATTCGAAGGAAGAGCATGCGAACCCCTTTGCACAACAATTTTTGCAAAAACTGAATGAAGCGGTATTTGAACAAGATTACAGTGCACTTATGATTGCGGAAGATTCAACAGATTGGCCATTAGTTACCTCTCCAACCTCAAGTGGAGGACTGGGATTCAATTACAAGTGGAATATGGGTTGGATGAATGACATTTTGCGATATATGGAGGCTACTCCAGAGCAAAGAAAACATCTACACGATAAAGTGACTTTCTCCATCGTATATGCATTTTCCGAGAATTTCATTTTGCCTTTCTCCCATGATGAAGTGGTTCATGGCAAGAAGTCGCTGTTAAACAAAATGCCTGGTGAATATGAAGATAAGTTTGCTCAATTACGTTTACTGTACGGCTTCTTCTTGACACACCCAGGAAAGAAGCTCCTCTACATGGGCGGGGAGTTTGGGCAGTTTGATGAATGGAAGGACCTTGAACAGTTGGATTGGTTTTTAGTGAACCAGTATGAATCCCATCAACAGATGCATCATTACTTCAAGGAACTGTTGGCTTTTTATCAGCAGTTTAAAGCTTTGTATGAACTAGACCATGATCCGAGTGGTTTTGAATGGATTGATGCAGATAACCGAGAGCAAAGTGTCTTTTCTTTTATCCGAAAAGGAAAAAAACCTGCAGATACACTAATAGTGATTTGTAATTTTACAGGAGCTTCCTATGAAGGATTTAAAATAGGTGTGCCTTATTTTACAGAATATGAAGAGGTTTTTAGTTCTGATGCAAAAGAATTCGGTGGAAGCGGCCGGATAAATGAGCAGGAAGTTAGTGCCGAAGAGGGAGCATATCACGGAAAGGACTATCATATGATGGTCAATGTTGCATCATTTGGTGTAAGTATATGGCGTCCGAAGAAAATTAGAGGGGAGAGATAA